From Passer domesticus isolate bPasDom1 chromosome 20, bPasDom1.hap1, whole genome shotgun sequence, one genomic window encodes:
- the CASKIN2 gene encoding caskin-2 isoform X3, with protein sequence MGREQELIQAVKNGDVPGVQKLVAKIKASKSKLLGSAKRLNVNYQDADGFSALHHAALGGSLDLISLLLEAQATVDIKDSNGMRPLHYAAWQGRVEPVRVLLRAAASVNMASLDGQIPLHLSAQYGHYEVSEMLLQHQSNPCLINKAKKTPLDLACEFGRLKVAQLLLNSHLCVALLEGQSKDATDPNYTTPLHLAAKNGHKEIIRQLLKAGIEINKQTKTGTALHEAALYGKTEVVRLLLEGGVDVNIRNTYNQTALDIVNQFTTSHASKDIKQLLRGILKVRALKDFWNLHDPTALNVRAGDVITVLEQHPDGRWKGHIHDAQKGTDRVGYFPPSIAEVISKRTGMVVPRVAPAQQRQGPPGALQVPPGGLQHLPDECPHPAAPSGPAAFGHLTLTRMAPGPDSSAGDRNSVGSEGSIGSIRSAGSGQSTEGTNGQSTSILIENARPLPSTGDNLQQHLLGSEPHNGTSPAGPQGLQTPGSCPPGDRVFSHQFLRPEQLLEGKDAEAIYNWLREFQLESYTANFLNAGYDVPTISRMTPEDLTAIGVTKPGHRKKISTEIGQLSIAEWLPNYIPADLMDWLSAIGLPQYHKKLVNNGYDSITIVTDLTWEDLQEIGINKLGHQKKIMLAVKKLRDLRKSLNQAEATLARRKVPGSLDIVTIESLENGECQSPHTLKMTTFQDSELSYELQTAMSNSCHDTLGIKSSQGMSRSQESIGVRSRGSGHSQDNVLSRRLSSPSQESLGSGESSSSSGQSCAPPRSKESPASLPGRPSPESYGKLVSPEGLNGFANGGGGSPLKERNLPEGTDQYARPVAQKGAGTPAVTPCTPPQTPSKGTAPYVFMYPHVSLKSPTAPSVLGAEQTKALAHPHPTISPGQKSSLQTSAQKGFSYLHSQCGPTEPPSTAPTTGEHHNGGEGLKHKKRSHSLNRYALSDGEHEDEEGAPSSTLGSYATLTRRPGRSQTPRACAQADAKVTRSQSFAIRAKRKGPPPPPPKRLSSVSSALAAEADSEQPPSPEHQPTAPQDVVDAGAIPSDAGCGRTVKSLAAALEATPGVSPTKPLLAPKPLHLTQDCLPRADAGEGSHSGSDASSTTLSDGSRDPFESGKPRRRTVSEPSAPMTEVAAQGEQEDACSDTEEEAKPGVSSSSSQNSSSECIPFAEEGNLTIKQRPKPSGHSKADVAVLDMEPGSQPAEPQGSAGKEPAAPAVTKEPPVLEFNLTESDTVKRRPRFREREPLQAVLKAFSMAGQAEAGGTPTPQYAQAQAVSIAGPPTSAPATQPMLAGDAFDDDSVEFRIAEIEKSILSLEKGMKKAPSPTKAPSPTELVGTAVVRTPTPDVPAKHTSVASTKLVFSGPKTIYQQVLQPSRHTVAPWAASEAVPDVIGSLPSPGSLTLEAGSKVSAKPLAAAPGATLAQQRLEQTNSSLAATLQAAEKKITVEEAESHPGTVHSAKNILEDISNMFDDLADQLDAMLD encoded by the exons agctcctgggatCTGCCAAGCGCCTGAATGTGAACTACCAGGATGCGGATGG GTTCTCAGCGCTGCACCACGCAGCCCTGGGCGGCAGCCTGGACCTCATCTcgctgctgctggaggcacagGCCACTGTGGACATCAAGGACAGCAACG ggaTGCGGCCGCTGCACTACGCGGCGTGGCAGGGCCGCGTGGAGCCCGTGCGGGTGCTGCTCCGCGCCGCCGCCTCCGTCAACATGGCCTCGCTGGACGGGCAGATCCCGCTGCACCTCTCGGCGCAGTACGGCCACTACGAGGTG TCGGAGATGCTGCTCCAGCACCAGTCGAACCCGTGCCTCATCAACAAGGCGAAGAAAACCCCGCTGGACTTGGCCTGCGAGTTCGGGCGGCTGAAG gtggcccagctgctgctgaacagCCATCTGTGTGTCGCCCTGCTGGAGGGACAGTCCAAGGATGCCACTGACCCCAACTACACCACTCCGCTGCATCTGGCAGCCAAGAATGGGCACAAGGAGATCATCAG gcagctgctgaaggCTGGGATTGAGATCAACAAGCAGACAAagacaggcacagccctgcacgAGGCCGCACTCTACGGCAAAACAGAGGTGGTGCGGCTCCTGCTGGAG GGTGGAGTAGACGTGAACATCAGGAACACCTACAACCAGACAGCACTGGACATTGTCAACCAGTTCACCACTTCACACGCCAGCAAGGACATCAAGCAGCTGTTGAGAG GAATCCTGAAGGTCCGAGCTTTGAAGGATTTTTGGAACCTCCATGACCCAACTGCTCTCAATGTCCGAGCAGGAGATGTCATCACG GTCCTGGAGCAGCATCCAGATGGCCGATGGAAGGGACACATCCACGACGCGCAGAAAGGCACCGACCGCGTCGGCTACTTCCCCCCCTCCATTGCTGAAGTCATCAGCAAGAGGACAG GCATGGTTGTCCCCCGCGTGGCACCCGCGCAGCAGCGCCAGGGTCCCCCTGGGGCCCTGCAGGTcccccccggggggctgcagcacctccccGACGAGTGTCCACACCCGGCAGCCCCGAGCGGCCCAGCGGCCTTTGGTCACCTCACCCTAACCCGGATGGCCCCAGGCCCTGACAGCTCAG CAGGAGACAGGAACAGCGTGGGCAGCGAGGGCAGCATTGGCAGCATCCGCAGCGCCGGCAGCGGCCAGAGCACCGAGGGCACCAACGGGCAGAGCACCAGCATCCTCATCGAGAATGCCAGG CCTCTGCCCTCCACCGGTGACAACCTCCAGCAACACCTTTTGGGATCAGAGCCACACAACGGGACCTCCCCAGCAG GGCCACAGGGCCTCCAGACCCCAGGCAGCTGCCCCCCTGGAGACAGGGTCTTCTCCCACCAGTTCTTGCGTCCTGAGCAGCTCCTCGAGGGGAAG GATGCAGAAGCCATTTACAACTGGCTGCGTGAGTTCCAGCTGGAGTCGTACACTGCCAACTTCCTCAACGCTGGCTACGACGTCCCCACCATCAGCCGCATGACCCCAGAG GATCTGACAGCCATCGGTGTGACCAAACCAGGCCACAGGAAGAAGATCTCTACGGAAATTGGGCAGCTCAGCATTGCTGAGTGGCTGCCCAACTACATCCCG GCTGACCTGATGGACTGGCTCAGTGCCATTGGGTTGCCCCAGTACCACAAGAAGCTGGTGAACAACGGCTACGATTCCATCACCATCGTGACCGACCTGACATGGGAGGACCTGCAAGAGATTGGCATCAACAAGCTGG GCCACCAGAAGAAGATCATGTTGGCTGTCAAGAAGCTCAGAGACCTCCGCAAAAGCCTCAATCAAGCAGAAGCAACTCTGGCAAGACGCAAAGTCCCCGGTTCCCTGGACATTGTCACCATCGAGTCACTGGAAAATGGGGAGTGCCAGTCCCCACACACACTCAAAATGACAACCTTCCAGGACAGTGAGCTCAGCTATGAGCTCCAGACAGCCATGTCCAACAGCTGCCATGACACGCTTGGCATCAAGAGCAGCCAGGGAATGTCACGGAGCCAGGAGAGCATCGGGGTGCGGTCGCGGGgctcggggcactcgcaggaCAACGTGCTGTCCCGGCGCCTCTCCAGCCCCTCGCAGGAGAGCCTGGGCAGTGgcgagagcagcagcagcagtgggcagTCCTGTGCACCCCCCCGCAGCAAGGAGAGCCCCGCCAGCCTGCCAGGCCGGCCCAGCCCCGAGTCCTACGGGAAGCTCGTGTCCCCCGAGGGGCTGAACGGCTTTGCCAACGGCGGCGGGGGCAGCCCTCTCAAGGAGAGGAACCTGCCCGAAGGCACGGATCAGTACGCCCGGCCCGTGGCTCAGAAAGGAGCTGGGACTCCCGCAGTCACTCCCTGTACTCCTCCCCAGACTCCCAGCAAGGGAACAGCCCCATACGTCTTCATGTACCCACATGTCTCCCTGAAATCCCCAACGGCCCCGAGCGTCCTGGGAGCGGAGCAGACCAAGGCCCTAGCACACCCACACCCAACCATCTCCCCTGGACAGAAGAGCAGCCTGCAGACGTCAGCCCAAAAAGGCTTCTCCTACCTGCACAGCCAGTGTGGCCCCACAGAgccacccagcacagcccccacgACCGGGGAGCACCACAACGGCGGCGAAGGCTTGAAACACAAGAAGCGCTCGCACAGCCTGAACCGCTACGCGCTGTCGGATGGGGAGCACGAGGACGAGGAGGgggcccccagcagcaccctgggctCCTACGCCACGCTGACGCGGCGGCCGGGCCGCAGCCAGACGCCGCGGGCCTGCGCGCAGGCGGACGCCAAGGTGACCCGCAGCCAGTCCTTCGCCATCCGGGCCAAGCGCAAGGGccctccgccgccgcctcccAAGCGCCTCAGCtccgtgtccagtgccctggctgctgaggcaGACAGTGAGCAGCCCCCCAGTCCCGAGCACCAGCCCACGGCCCCTCAGGACGTGGTTGATGCAGGTGCCATCCCCAGTGATGCTGGCTGTGGTAGGACAGTGAAGAGCCTGGCGGCTGCGCTGGAGGCGACACCAGGTGTGAGTCCTACCAAGCCCCTCCTGGCCCCAAAACCGCTGCACCTGACTCAGGACTGTCTGCCCCGGGCAGATGCGGGTGAGGGGTCCCACAGTGGCAGTGATGCCAGCAGCACCACACTTTCTGATGGCAGCAGGGACCCCTTTGAGAGCGGCAAGCCGCGGAGACGGACAGTGAGTGAGCCCAGCGCTCCTATGACAGAGGTGGCTGCACAGGGTGAGCAGGAGGATGCCTGCTCAGACACAGAGGAGGAGGCCAAGCCAGGGGTCTCCTCTTCATCATCCCAGAACAGCTCCAGTGAGTGCATCCCCTTTGCAGAAGAAGGCAATTTAACCATCAAACAGCGGCCAAAGCCCAGCGGGCACTCCAAGGCTGACGTGGCCGTGCTGGACATGGAGCCTGGCtcccagccagcagagccccagggctccgctgggaaggagccagcagcccctgctgtcACCAAGGAGCCGCCCGTGCTGGAGTTCAACCTCACGGAGTCGGACACGGTGAAGCGGCGGCCGCGCTTCAGGGAGCGGGAGCCGCTGCAGGCGGTGCTGAAGGCGTTCAGCATggcggggcaggcagaggcggGGGGCACCCCCACTCCCCAGTATGCCCAGGCCCAAGCCGTGAGCATCGCGGGCCCCCCCACCTCGGCACCAGCAACACAGCCCATGCTGGCTGGGGATGCCTTTGATGATGACAGTGTGGAGTTCAGGATTGCTGAGATAGAGAAAAGCATCTTGTCGCTGGAGAAGGGGATGAAGAAGGCACCAAGCCCCAccaaagcccccagccccacagagctggTTGGCACGGCTGTGGTGAGGACACCCACTCCAG ATGTCCCTGCCAAGCACACCTCTGTGGCATCCACCAAGCTCGTCTTCTCTGGACCCAAGACCATCTaccagcaggtcctgcagccctcccGCCACACTGttgctccctgggcagcctctgagGCGGTGCCAGATGTGATCGGGTCCCTGcccagtcctggctcactgacGCTGGAAGCAGGCAGCAAGGTGTCAGCAAAGCCTTTGGCAGCTGCCCCGGGGGCCACCCTGGCCCAGCAGCGGCTGGAGCAGACCAACTCCAGCCTAGCTGCCACGCTGCAGGCGGCCGAGAAGAAGATCACAGTGGAGGAGGCAGAGAG CCACCCTGGAACCGTGCACTCAGCCAAGAACATCTTGGAAGACATCAGCAACATGTTCGACGACCTGGCCGACCAGCTGGATGCGATGCTGGACTGA
- the CASKIN2 gene encoding caskin-2 isoform X4 → MGREQELIQAVKNGDVPGVQKLVAKIKASKSKLLGSAKRLNVNYQDADGFSALHHAALGGSLDLISLLLEAQATVDIKDSNGMRPLHYAAWQGRVEPVRVLLRAAASVNMASLDGQIPLHLSAQYGHYEVSEMLLQHQSNPCLINKAKKTPLDLACEFGRLKVAQLLLNSHLCVALLEGQSKDATDPNYTTPLHLAAKNGHKEIIRQLLKAGIEINKQTKTGTALHEAALYGKTEVVRLLLEGGVDVNIRNTYNQTALDIVNQFTTSHASKDIKQLLREASGILKVRALKDFWNLHDPTALNVRAGDVITVLEQHPDGRWKGHIHDAQKGTDRVGYFPPSIAEVISKRTAGDRNSVGSEGSIGSIRSAGSGQSTEGTNGQSTSILIENARPLPSTGDNLQQHLLGSEPHNGTSPAGPQGLQTPGSCPPGDRVFSHQFLRPEQLLEGKDAEAIYNWLREFQLESYTANFLNAGYDVPTISRMTPEDLTAIGVTKPGHRKKISTEIGQLSIAEWLPNYIPADLMDWLSAIGLPQYHKKLVNNGYDSITIVTDLTWEDLQEIGINKLGHQKKIMLAVKKLRDLRKSLNQAEATLARRKVPGSLDIVTIESLENGECQSPHTLKMTTFQDSELSYELQTAMSNSCHDTLGIKSSQGMSRSQESIGVRSRGSGHSQDNVLSRRLSSPSQESLGSGESSSSSGQSCAPPRSKESPASLPGRPSPESYGKLVSPEGLNGFANGGGGSPLKERNLPEGTDQYARPVAQKGAGTPAVTPCTPPQTPSKGTAPYVFMYPHVSLKSPTAPSVLGAEQTKALAHPHPTISPGQKSSLQTSAQKGFSYLHSQCGPTEPPSTAPTTGEHHNGGEGLKHKKRSHSLNRYALSDGEHEDEEGAPSSTLGSYATLTRRPGRSQTPRACAQADAKVTRSQSFAIRAKRKGPPPPPPKRLSSVSSALAAEADSEQPPSPEHQPTAPQDVVDAGAIPSDAGCGRTVKSLAAALEATPGVSPTKPLLAPKPLHLTQDCLPRADAGEGSHSGSDASSTTLSDGSRDPFESGKPRRRTVSEPSAPMTEVAAQGEQEDACSDTEEEAKPGVSSSSSQNSSSECIPFAEEGNLTIKQRPKPSGHSKADVAVLDMEPGSQPAEPQGSAGKEPAAPAVTKEPPVLEFNLTESDTVKRRPRFREREPLQAVLKAFSMAGQAEAGGTPTPQYAQAQAVSIAGPPTSAPATQPMLAGDAFDDDSVEFRIAEIEKSILSLEKGMKKAPSPTKAPSPTELVGTAVVRTPTPDVPAKHTSVASTKLVFSGPKTIYQQVLQPSRHTVAPWAASEAVPDVIGSLPSPGSLTLEAGSKVSAKPLAAAPGATLAQQRLEQTNSSLAATLQAAEKKITVEEAESHPGTVHSAKNILEDISNMFDDLADQLDAMLD, encoded by the exons agctcctgggatCTGCCAAGCGCCTGAATGTGAACTACCAGGATGCGGATGG GTTCTCAGCGCTGCACCACGCAGCCCTGGGCGGCAGCCTGGACCTCATCTcgctgctgctggaggcacagGCCACTGTGGACATCAAGGACAGCAACG ggaTGCGGCCGCTGCACTACGCGGCGTGGCAGGGCCGCGTGGAGCCCGTGCGGGTGCTGCTCCGCGCCGCCGCCTCCGTCAACATGGCCTCGCTGGACGGGCAGATCCCGCTGCACCTCTCGGCGCAGTACGGCCACTACGAGGTG TCGGAGATGCTGCTCCAGCACCAGTCGAACCCGTGCCTCATCAACAAGGCGAAGAAAACCCCGCTGGACTTGGCCTGCGAGTTCGGGCGGCTGAAG gtggcccagctgctgctgaacagCCATCTGTGTGTCGCCCTGCTGGAGGGACAGTCCAAGGATGCCACTGACCCCAACTACACCACTCCGCTGCATCTGGCAGCCAAGAATGGGCACAAGGAGATCATCAG gcagctgctgaaggCTGGGATTGAGATCAACAAGCAGACAAagacaggcacagccctgcacgAGGCCGCACTCTACGGCAAAACAGAGGTGGTGCGGCTCCTGCTGGAG GGTGGAGTAGACGTGAACATCAGGAACACCTACAACCAGACAGCACTGGACATTGTCAACCAGTTCACCACTTCACACGCCAGCAAGGACATCAAGCAGCTGTTGAGAG AGGCATCAGGAATCCTGAAGGTCCGAGCTTTGAAGGATTTTTGGAACCTCCATGACCCAACTGCTCTCAATGTCCGAGCAGGAGATGTCATCACG GTCCTGGAGCAGCATCCAGATGGCCGATGGAAGGGACACATCCACGACGCGCAGAAAGGCACCGACCGCGTCGGCTACTTCCCCCCCTCCATTGCTGAAGTCATCAGCAAGAGGACAG CAGGAGACAGGAACAGCGTGGGCAGCGAGGGCAGCATTGGCAGCATCCGCAGCGCCGGCAGCGGCCAGAGCACCGAGGGCACCAACGGGCAGAGCACCAGCATCCTCATCGAGAATGCCAGG CCTCTGCCCTCCACCGGTGACAACCTCCAGCAACACCTTTTGGGATCAGAGCCACACAACGGGACCTCCCCAGCAG GGCCACAGGGCCTCCAGACCCCAGGCAGCTGCCCCCCTGGAGACAGGGTCTTCTCCCACCAGTTCTTGCGTCCTGAGCAGCTCCTCGAGGGGAAG GATGCAGAAGCCATTTACAACTGGCTGCGTGAGTTCCAGCTGGAGTCGTACACTGCCAACTTCCTCAACGCTGGCTACGACGTCCCCACCATCAGCCGCATGACCCCAGAG GATCTGACAGCCATCGGTGTGACCAAACCAGGCCACAGGAAGAAGATCTCTACGGAAATTGGGCAGCTCAGCATTGCTGAGTGGCTGCCCAACTACATCCCG GCTGACCTGATGGACTGGCTCAGTGCCATTGGGTTGCCCCAGTACCACAAGAAGCTGGTGAACAACGGCTACGATTCCATCACCATCGTGACCGACCTGACATGGGAGGACCTGCAAGAGATTGGCATCAACAAGCTGG GCCACCAGAAGAAGATCATGTTGGCTGTCAAGAAGCTCAGAGACCTCCGCAAAAGCCTCAATCAAGCAGAAGCAACTCTGGCAAGACGCAAAGTCCCCGGTTCCCTGGACATTGTCACCATCGAGTCACTGGAAAATGGGGAGTGCCAGTCCCCACACACACTCAAAATGACAACCTTCCAGGACAGTGAGCTCAGCTATGAGCTCCAGACAGCCATGTCCAACAGCTGCCATGACACGCTTGGCATCAAGAGCAGCCAGGGAATGTCACGGAGCCAGGAGAGCATCGGGGTGCGGTCGCGGGgctcggggcactcgcaggaCAACGTGCTGTCCCGGCGCCTCTCCAGCCCCTCGCAGGAGAGCCTGGGCAGTGgcgagagcagcagcagcagtgggcagTCCTGTGCACCCCCCCGCAGCAAGGAGAGCCCCGCCAGCCTGCCAGGCCGGCCCAGCCCCGAGTCCTACGGGAAGCTCGTGTCCCCCGAGGGGCTGAACGGCTTTGCCAACGGCGGCGGGGGCAGCCCTCTCAAGGAGAGGAACCTGCCCGAAGGCACGGATCAGTACGCCCGGCCCGTGGCTCAGAAAGGAGCTGGGACTCCCGCAGTCACTCCCTGTACTCCTCCCCAGACTCCCAGCAAGGGAACAGCCCCATACGTCTTCATGTACCCACATGTCTCCCTGAAATCCCCAACGGCCCCGAGCGTCCTGGGAGCGGAGCAGACCAAGGCCCTAGCACACCCACACCCAACCATCTCCCCTGGACAGAAGAGCAGCCTGCAGACGTCAGCCCAAAAAGGCTTCTCCTACCTGCACAGCCAGTGTGGCCCCACAGAgccacccagcacagcccccacgACCGGGGAGCACCACAACGGCGGCGAAGGCTTGAAACACAAGAAGCGCTCGCACAGCCTGAACCGCTACGCGCTGTCGGATGGGGAGCACGAGGACGAGGAGGgggcccccagcagcaccctgggctCCTACGCCACGCTGACGCGGCGGCCGGGCCGCAGCCAGACGCCGCGGGCCTGCGCGCAGGCGGACGCCAAGGTGACCCGCAGCCAGTCCTTCGCCATCCGGGCCAAGCGCAAGGGccctccgccgccgcctcccAAGCGCCTCAGCtccgtgtccagtgccctggctgctgaggcaGACAGTGAGCAGCCCCCCAGTCCCGAGCACCAGCCCACGGCCCCTCAGGACGTGGTTGATGCAGGTGCCATCCCCAGTGATGCTGGCTGTGGTAGGACAGTGAAGAGCCTGGCGGCTGCGCTGGAGGCGACACCAGGTGTGAGTCCTACCAAGCCCCTCCTGGCCCCAAAACCGCTGCACCTGACTCAGGACTGTCTGCCCCGGGCAGATGCGGGTGAGGGGTCCCACAGTGGCAGTGATGCCAGCAGCACCACACTTTCTGATGGCAGCAGGGACCCCTTTGAGAGCGGCAAGCCGCGGAGACGGACAGTGAGTGAGCCCAGCGCTCCTATGACAGAGGTGGCTGCACAGGGTGAGCAGGAGGATGCCTGCTCAGACACAGAGGAGGAGGCCAAGCCAGGGGTCTCCTCTTCATCATCCCAGAACAGCTCCAGTGAGTGCATCCCCTTTGCAGAAGAAGGCAATTTAACCATCAAACAGCGGCCAAAGCCCAGCGGGCACTCCAAGGCTGACGTGGCCGTGCTGGACATGGAGCCTGGCtcccagccagcagagccccagggctccgctgggaaggagccagcagcccctgctgtcACCAAGGAGCCGCCCGTGCTGGAGTTCAACCTCACGGAGTCGGACACGGTGAAGCGGCGGCCGCGCTTCAGGGAGCGGGAGCCGCTGCAGGCGGTGCTGAAGGCGTTCAGCATggcggggcaggcagaggcggGGGGCACCCCCACTCCCCAGTATGCCCAGGCCCAAGCCGTGAGCATCGCGGGCCCCCCCACCTCGGCACCAGCAACACAGCCCATGCTGGCTGGGGATGCCTTTGATGATGACAGTGTGGAGTTCAGGATTGCTGAGATAGAGAAAAGCATCTTGTCGCTGGAGAAGGGGATGAAGAAGGCACCAAGCCCCAccaaagcccccagccccacagagctggTTGGCACGGCTGTGGTGAGGACACCCACTCCAG ATGTCCCTGCCAAGCACACCTCTGTGGCATCCACCAAGCTCGTCTTCTCTGGACCCAAGACCATCTaccagcaggtcctgcagccctcccGCCACACTGttgctccctgggcagcctctgagGCGGTGCCAGATGTGATCGGGTCCCTGcccagtcctggctcactgacGCTGGAAGCAGGCAGCAAGGTGTCAGCAAAGCCTTTGGCAGCTGCCCCGGGGGCCACCCTGGCCCAGCAGCGGCTGGAGCAGACCAACTCCAGCCTAGCTGCCACGCTGCAGGCGGCCGAGAAGAAGATCACAGTGGAGGAGGCAGAGAG CCACCCTGGAACCGTGCACTCAGCCAAGAACATCTTGGAAGACATCAGCAACATGTTCGACGACCTGGCCGACCAGCTGGATGCGATGCTGGACTGA